GTGAGATTTTGTCATTATATCAATTTTAAATTATCGAATTGTCGATTTTTTAGACGTTAGTTTACCACTCGTTCAGAAAAAACGTTTTCGTGAATAAACCTTTTATTCATAGGGCTTTACGAACTTTTTTTGTATGTTTGAAAGAAAGACAAGTTATAAATTAATTTCATTGGAGATATGATTACAAATACATCATTAGAATACAAAGGCAATTTATATCCATCAAAAATTGTCTCTTACAGCCATGAGGGAGATGCGATTTTTTTCAATACAGATAATAATGTCATTTTAAAAGTCACAATCCTTAGAGATAGTTTAATTCGGTTTCGTTATACAACGAAGGGCTATTTTAGTAATGATTTTTCGTATGCCATTGATAAAACACAGCTTCACGGTTATAATTTTCTCGAAGTTACAGAAGAGGAAACCTTTTATCAGATTAGAACCAGTAAAGTAAAATGTAAAATTCAGAAATCTGATTTACGTGTTTATATTTATGATTTGAATGATTTCCTGATTTTGGAAGATGAGCTGGGCTTTCATTGGGAAGAAAGTTATGAATACGGCGGAAATATCGTAAAAATGAGTAAATCTTCTAAAGACGGTGAATGTTTCTACGGTCTGGGAGATAAAGCTACTCAAATGAACTTAAAAGGTAAAAGGGTCGAAAATTTTGCTACTGACCAATATGCTTATCAAAAAGATCAGGAACCTTTATATAAAGTAGTTCCTTTTTATATAGGATTGCACAACAAACAATCTTACGGTATTTTCTTCGATAATACTTTTAGGACTTTCTTTGATTTTTGTCAGGAAAGAAGAAATGTTACAAGTTTTTGGGCAGAAGGCGGCGAAATGAATTATTATTTCGTTTACGGTCCGCAGATGCAGGATGTTGTTACAACGTATACTGATTTAACGGGTAAACCTGAATTACCGCCGCTTTGGGTATTAGGTTACCACCAGTGTAAATGGAGTTACTATCCTGAAAGTAAAGTAAAAGAAATTACTTCAAAATTCAGGGAACTTCAGATTCCGTGCGATGCCATTTATCTGGATATTGATTATATGGAGGGCTTTCGATGTTTTACATGGAATAAAAACTATTTTCCAGACCCCAAAAGAATGGTGGCTGAATTAGCCGAAGATGGTTTTAAAACGATCGTGATCATTGATCCGGGAATTAAAATTGATAAAAACTACTGGGTTTATCAGGAAGCTTTAGAAAAGGATTATTTCTGTAAAAGAGCTGATGGTCCTTACATGAAAGGAAAAGTTTGGCCGGGAGAATGTAATTTTCCTGATTACACAAATCCCGTAGTTAGAGAATGGTGGGCTGGTTTATTTAAAGAATTAATTTCAGATATTGGAGTAAAAGGAGTCTGGAACGATATGAACGAACCGGCTGTTATGGAAGTGCCAAATAAAACTTTTCCAATGGATGTCCGACACGTTTATGACGGAAATCCATGCAGCCACAGAAAAGCGCACAATATTTACGGAACCCAGATGGCAAGAGCAACGTATCATGGTGTAAAGCGTTTCGCTTATCCTAAACGTCCTTTTGTTATTACAAGATCTGCTTATGCGGGTGCGCAGCGTTATACATCGTCATGGACTGGTGATAATGTGGCGACATGGGAGCATTTATGGATTGCCAATATTCAGGTACAGCGATTGTCAATTTCCGGAATGGGATTTACAGGATCTGATATTGGAGGTTTTGCTGAACAGCCAACAGGCGAGTTATACGCACGATGGATTCAGTTAGGTGTTTTTCATCCGTTTTGCAGAACACATTCTTCCGGAGATCACGGAAATCAGGAACCTTGGGCTTTTGATGAAGAAGTAATCAATATCACACGTAAATTCGTAAGTCTGAGATATCAGTTATTACCTTATTTATATACCATGTTCTGGCAATATATAGAGGAAGGAATCCCAATGTTAAAACCTTTGGTTTATTATGATCAGGATGATACACAAACGCATTATCGCAATGATGAATTTATATTTGGAAACCAAATTTTAGTTTGTCCGATACTTGAACCTAATGCTGTAGGCCGACGTATGTATATTCCACGAGGTGAATGGTATAACTACTGGACAAATGAACTTTTTACTGGTGGAAGGGAAATCTGGATTGATACTAAATTTGATGAAATTCCGCTATTTGTAAAAGCCGGCGCAATTATTCCGAAATATCCGGTGCAGCAATATGTAGGCGAATTCGAATTTGATGAATTGACACTCGATGTTTATTACAAAAACGGTAAAGAAAAATCAGCTGTTTATGAAGATGCACAGGATGGATATGATTATAAAAAAGGCCGTTACAGTTATTTATCTTTAAGAACAATTGGTAAAGAAAAAGAACTGATAATTCAATTGCATAAAGAAGGTAAATACGATACACCGTATAGTAAATACAAGATTAATTTAATTGGTCTGCCGTTTAAAGTTTCAGAGATTGAAATCGACAATGAAAAAATAGATTTTGATAAAATAAATTTTGAAGTAAATAATTTCTTACTAGTTGATAAAGAGTTCAATGAACTGCATATTATTGGTGAATAAGTAAATTCTGATACGGTTGTTGAAAATTATATAAAATTTTAACTTTTTTTAATTGTATTTTTGCTTGTGTTTAAATTTTTAAAATCATGAAAAAACAATTAATTTCTGGTCTATTTGCTGCCGTTTTGGTGTGCAGCTGTGCGACAAATCCTGTAACAGGAAAAAAGAATTTAAATTTCGTTTCAAACAGCGAATTGTTTCCAT
This portion of the Flavobacterium gelatinilyticum genome encodes:
- a CDS encoding glycoside hydrolase family 31 protein, with translation MITNTSLEYKGNLYPSKIVSYSHEGDAIFFNTDNNVILKVTILRDSLIRFRYTTKGYFSNDFSYAIDKTQLHGYNFLEVTEEETFYQIRTSKVKCKIQKSDLRVYIYDLNDFLILEDELGFHWEESYEYGGNIVKMSKSSKDGECFYGLGDKATQMNLKGKRVENFATDQYAYQKDQEPLYKVVPFYIGLHNKQSYGIFFDNTFRTFFDFCQERRNVTSFWAEGGEMNYYFVYGPQMQDVVTTYTDLTGKPELPPLWVLGYHQCKWSYYPESKVKEITSKFRELQIPCDAIYLDIDYMEGFRCFTWNKNYFPDPKRMVAELAEDGFKTIVIIDPGIKIDKNYWVYQEALEKDYFCKRADGPYMKGKVWPGECNFPDYTNPVVREWWAGLFKELISDIGVKGVWNDMNEPAVMEVPNKTFPMDVRHVYDGNPCSHRKAHNIYGTQMARATYHGVKRFAYPKRPFVITRSAYAGAQRYTSSWTGDNVATWEHLWIANIQVQRLSISGMGFTGSDIGGFAEQPTGELYARWIQLGVFHPFCRTHSSGDHGNQEPWAFDEEVINITRKFVSLRYQLLPYLYTMFWQYIEEGIPMLKPLVYYDQDDTQTHYRNDEFIFGNQILVCPILEPNAVGRRMYIPRGEWYNYWTNELFTGGREIWIDTKFDEIPLFVKAGAIIPKYPVQQYVGEFEFDELTLDVYYKNGKEKSAVYEDAQDGYDYKKGRYSYLSLRTIGKEKELIIQLHKEGKYDTPYSKYKINLIGLPFKVSEIEIDNEKIDFDKINFEVNNFLLVDKEFNELHIIGE